From one Helicoverpa zea isolate HzStark_Cry1AcR chromosome 10, ilHelZeax1.1, whole genome shotgun sequence genomic stretch:
- the LOC124633784 gene encoding circumsporozoite protein isoform X2: protein MRQSSIIILTVLIVQAYSAPQFITFSEGKLGVNFGGYHAGVGLGGLAGGNGRTGGGLYAEAGTPNGPAARAGLGGAVDGNSGTFGGLFAGATAGGNVNAAAGLGGAVSGGKSVGGGFSTANAGGHGSSSVLGGETDVSGESGFSVSAHKSVGVPLTVVKETEVSVVPVEEVKTVHKKVYGEAKFESANEITPVANAGVEATAHVNVNADVKPVIVKEVHVEPTPTEVITIRKHKPHRHHLHKTVFIGGYAGAGGEVAAPETKVKETVVYKTVQPIQKRIDIEAHGDAGASVHGEHGHGQDVSYRKEVVVSAQKPSTFFQDIFNIPISTLKAVSGFLTNTAENTGVTVHKSASVQAGGHADVSGGAGFYGHSGYSSYY, encoded by the exons GCTCCGCAGTTTATTACCTTCAGTGAAGGGAAATTGGGGGTCAACTTTGGTGGATACCACGCTGGCGTGGGCCTTGGAGGGTTAG CTGGTGGAAATGGTCGTACGGGAGGAGGTTTATATGCTGAAGCTGGTACTCCCAATGGGCCAGCAGCCAGGGCTGGACTGGGAGGAGCTGTCGACGGCAACAGTGGTACCTTTG GTGGACTGTTTGCCGGCGCCACAGCTGGTGGAAACGTGAATGCTGCTGCAGGTCTCGGAGGAGCAGTCAGCGGTGGAAAGTCAGTTGGAGGAGGTTTCTCCACTGCAAATGCTGGAGGCCACGGTTCTTCCTCCGTCCTG GGTGGCGAAACTGACGTGTCAGGAGAATCAGGATTTTCAGTCTCTGCCCACAAATCTGTAGGAGTACCATTAACAGTGGTAAAAGAAACTGAAGTTTCAGTTGTACCTGTAGAAGAAGTTAAAACAGTACACAAGAAAGTTTATGGAGAAGCGAAATTCGAATCTGCTAATGAAATCACACCAGTTGCAAATGCTGGCGTTGAAGCTACAGCTCATGTAAATGTGAACGCTGACGTGAAGCCAGTCATTGTCAAAGAA GTACACGTTGAACCCACACCAACAGAAGTGATCACAATTCGCAAACACAAGCCTCACAGACATCACCTTCACAAAACAGTCTTCATCGGTGGTTACGCTGGTGCTGGTGGAGAAGTAGCTGCCCCAGAAACCAAAGTTAAGGAAACAGTGGTATACAAAACCGTTCAGCCTATACAAAAGAGGATAGATATCGAAGCACATGGTGATGCTGGAGCCTCCGTCCATGGGGAACATGGGCATGGTCAAGATGTTTCGTATAGAAAGGAGGTTGTTGTCAGTGCTCAAAAGCCAAGCACTTTCTTCCAGGATATTTTCAAT ATCCCAATCTCAACTTTGAAGGCAGTGAGCGGATTTCTGACTAACACAGCAGAAAACACCGGTGTGACAGTACACAAGTCAGCTTCAGTCCAAGCAGGTGGTCACGCTGATGTATCCGGTGGTGCCGGCTTTTACGGCCATTCCGGTTATTCCAGCtactattaa
- the LOC124633784 gene encoding uncharacterized protein LOC124633784 isoform X1 — protein MRQSSIIILTVLIVQAYSAPQFITFSEGKLGVNFGGYHAGVGLGGLAGGNGRTGGGLYAEAGTPNGPAARAGLGGAVDGNSGTFGGLFAGATAGGNVNAAAGLGGAVSGGKSVGGGFSTANAGGHGSSSVLGGETDVSGESGFSVSAHKSVGVPLTVVKETEVSVVPVEEVKTVHKKVYGEAKFESANEITPVANAGVEATAHVNVNADVKPVIVKEVSKWKGPHYRTHKIPQVFFPDIMSSFFRIPQRSYVQPMWLRPLSSYVHQVHVEPTPTEVITIRKHKPHRHHLHKTVFIGGYAGAGGEVAAPETKVKETVVYKTVQPIQKRIDIEAHGDAGASVHGEHGHGQDVSYRKEVVVSAQKPSTFFQDIFNIPISTLKAVSGFLTNTAENTGVTVHKSASVQAGGHADVSGGAGFYGHSGYSSYY, from the exons GCTCCGCAGTTTATTACCTTCAGTGAAGGGAAATTGGGGGTCAACTTTGGTGGATACCACGCTGGCGTGGGCCTTGGAGGGTTAG CTGGTGGAAATGGTCGTACGGGAGGAGGTTTATATGCTGAAGCTGGTACTCCCAATGGGCCAGCAGCCAGGGCTGGACTGGGAGGAGCTGTCGACGGCAACAGTGGTACCTTTG GTGGACTGTTTGCCGGCGCCACAGCTGGTGGAAACGTGAATGCTGCTGCAGGTCTCGGAGGAGCAGTCAGCGGTGGAAAGTCAGTTGGAGGAGGTTTCTCCACTGCAAATGCTGGAGGCCACGGTTCTTCCTCCGTCCTG GGTGGCGAAACTGACGTGTCAGGAGAATCAGGATTTTCAGTCTCTGCCCACAAATCTGTAGGAGTACCATTAACAGTGGTAAAAGAAACTGAAGTTTCAGTTGTACCTGTAGAAGAAGTTAAAACAGTACACAAGAAAGTTTATGGAGAAGCGAAATTCGAATCTGCTAATGAAATCACACCAGTTGCAAATGCTGGCGTTGAAGCTACAGCTCATGTAAATGTGAACGCTGACGTGAAGCCAGTCATTGTCAAAGAAGTGAGTAAATGGAAAGGTCCCCACTATCGCACGCATAAAATTCCTCAAGTTTTTTTTCCAGATATTATGAGTTCGTTCTTTAGGATCCCACAGAGAAGTTATGTTCAACCGATGTGGTTGCGTCCACTAAGTTCTTATGTTCATCAG GTACACGTTGAACCCACACCAACAGAAGTGATCACAATTCGCAAACACAAGCCTCACAGACATCACCTTCACAAAACAGTCTTCATCGGTGGTTACGCTGGTGCTGGTGGAGAAGTAGCTGCCCCAGAAACCAAAGTTAAGGAAACAGTGGTATACAAAACCGTTCAGCCTATACAAAAGAGGATAGATATCGAAGCACATGGTGATGCTGGAGCCTCCGTCCATGGGGAACATGGGCATGGTCAAGATGTTTCGTATAGAAAGGAGGTTGTTGTCAGTGCTCAAAAGCCAAGCACTTTCTTCCAGGATATTTTCAAT ATCCCAATCTCAACTTTGAAGGCAGTGAGCGGATTTCTGACTAACACAGCAGAAAACACCGGTGTGACAGTACACAAGTCAGCTTCAGTCCAAGCAGGTGGTCACGCTGATGTATCCGGTGGTGCCGGCTTTTACGGCCATTCCGGTTATTCCAGCtactattaa